Proteins encoded within one genomic window of Dehalococcoidia bacterium:
- a CDS encoding acyl-CoA carboxylase subunit beta has translation MSSEERLQKLLQMKDQARLGGGLKRIEAQHQRGKLTARERIDILLDPGTFEELDQLVVHRATEFGLDEQHYLGDAVVTGYGKIDGRATFVFSQDFTVFGGSLSEAMGEKMSKVMDLALKVGAPVIGINDSGGARIQEGVASLGGYGDIFLRNTLASGVIPQISVIMGPCAGGAVYSPALTDFIFMTQGTSQMFITGPDVIKSVTGEDVTHEDLGGATAHATRSGVAHFAIDNEEDTLLEVRRLFAFLPLNNMEDPPLVETGDDVHRRNEDMVTIVPDDATKSYDVREVIHGIVDLGDFMEVHAQFAQNIVVGLARMGGRTVGIVANQPLYLAGVLDIDSSRKAARFVRFCDAFNIPILTLVDVPGFLPGTAQEYGGIIIHGAKLVFAYAEATVPKVTVILRKAYGGAYDAMGSKHLRADMNFSWPQGEIAVVGPEPAVNILYRTRLQESDDAIAERAKLVADYADRFANPYVAAARGYVDDVIDPRDTRGKVIRAFEMLRSKTDTAPPKKHSNLPL, from the coding sequence ATGTCCAGCGAAGAACGGCTCCAGAAGCTCCTTCAGATGAAGGACCAGGCGCGCCTCGGAGGCGGCCTGAAGCGCATCGAAGCGCAGCACCAGCGGGGCAAGCTCACGGCTCGCGAACGCATCGACATCCTGCTCGACCCGGGCACGTTCGAGGAGCTGGACCAGCTCGTCGTGCACCGCGCGACGGAGTTCGGGCTGGACGAACAGCACTACCTCGGCGACGCCGTCGTAACGGGCTATGGCAAGATCGATGGCCGCGCGACCTTCGTGTTTTCGCAGGACTTCACGGTCTTCGGCGGCTCGCTCTCGGAAGCCATGGGCGAGAAGATGTCCAAGGTCATGGATCTGGCGCTCAAGGTCGGCGCGCCCGTCATTGGCATCAACGACTCGGGAGGCGCGCGCATCCAGGAGGGCGTCGCGAGCCTTGGCGGTTACGGCGATATCTTCCTGCGGAACACGCTGGCATCAGGCGTCATTCCGCAGATCTCCGTCATCATGGGCCCGTGCGCGGGCGGCGCCGTGTACTCGCCGGCGCTGACCGACTTCATCTTCATGACGCAGGGCACGTCGCAGATGTTCATCACCGGCCCGGACGTGATCAAGTCCGTTACCGGCGAGGACGTGACGCACGAGGACCTGGGCGGCGCGACGGCGCACGCGACGCGGAGCGGCGTCGCGCACTTCGCGATCGATAACGAAGAAGACACGCTGCTGGAAGTACGGCGGCTGTTTGCGTTTCTGCCGCTCAACAACATGGAAGATCCGCCGCTCGTCGAGACCGGCGACGATGTACACCGCCGCAACGAAGACATGGTGACCATCGTCCCGGACGACGCGACGAAGAGCTACGACGTCCGCGAAGTCATCCATGGCATCGTCGACCTCGGCGACTTCATGGAAGTTCACGCGCAGTTCGCGCAGAACATCGTCGTCGGGCTGGCGCGCATGGGCGGCCGCACGGTGGGTATCGTGGCGAACCAGCCGTTGTATCTCGCCGGCGTGCTGGACATCGACTCGTCGCGCAAGGCTGCGCGTTTCGTGCGATTCTGCGACGCCTTCAACATTCCGATCCTGACGCTGGTCGATGTGCCGGGCTTCTTGCCGGGGACGGCACAGGAGTACGGAGGCATTATCATCCATGGCGCCAAGCTCGTGTTCGCGTACGCCGAAGCGACGGTGCCCAAGGTCACCGTCATTCTGCGTAAGGCGTACGGCGGCGCCTACGACGCCATGGGCTCGAAGCACCTGCGCGCCGACATGAACTTTTCGTGGCCGCAGGGCGAGATCGCCGTCGTCGGGCCGGAACCGGCAGTGAACATCCTGTATCGCACCCGGCTGCAGGAATCGGACGACGCGATCGCCGAGCGCGCGAAACTCGTCGCCGACTACGCCGACCGCTTCGCTAACCCCTATGTCGCGGCCGCGCGCGGCTACGTCGACGATGTCATCGACCCGCGCGACACGCGCGGCAAAGTGATTCGCGCGTTCGAGATGTTGCGCTCCAAGACGGACACGGCGCCGCCGAAGAAGCACAGCAACCTGCCGCTGTAA
- a CDS encoding amidase, whose translation MNDEFAWMPATEIAAAVRAKKLSPVEVTGALLDRIDAVNPVLNAYVLVTREMAISQARAAENAVMRGDVLGPLHGVPLSIKDLFDVKGLPTSKGSVVYRDNIATGYEHCARRLLDAGAIHLGKTNTPEFGFLPTTENLLFGATHNPWDITRTPGGSSGGAASQVAAGMGPLALGSDGGGSIRIPASLCGIFGLKPTYGRVPRSPGGWSTMTHRGPMARTVGDAALMLDVIAGFEPSDPFSIDDPGASFRSDIEGGVRGLRVGWSADLGYALVDPEVRAICETAARRFEELGCTVDEATPGFANPSADQTFMVLAATSDAVWLSELTDEQRAQIGPPARAFLEQGSKTTGADYVRANNRRMAVWQSIRRFHETYDLLLTPALAVTAFPIGEPPTHVGEDAFPPFGWSPFTVPFNLTGQPAASVPCGFDAKGLPVGLQIVGRAYADATVLRAARAFEQMQPWADRRPALDAVMAAQAP comes from the coding sequence ATGAACGACGAATTCGCCTGGATGCCTGCCACCGAGATCGCCGCCGCCGTGCGGGCGAAGAAGCTGTCGCCGGTCGAAGTCACCGGCGCGCTGCTCGATCGCATCGATGCGGTGAACCCTGTGCTGAACGCATACGTGTTGGTGACGCGAGAGATGGCGATAAGCCAGGCGCGGGCCGCCGAAAATGCCGTCATGCGCGGCGACGTACTCGGCCCGCTGCACGGCGTGCCGCTCTCGATCAAGGACCTGTTCGACGTGAAGGGGTTGCCGACTAGCAAGGGCTCGGTCGTGTATCGCGACAACATCGCGACGGGATACGAGCATTGCGCGAGGCGGCTGCTCGACGCCGGCGCGATTCACCTCGGCAAGACGAACACGCCGGAGTTCGGCTTCCTCCCGACGACGGAAAATCTGCTGTTCGGCGCGACGCATAACCCGTGGGACATCACCCGCACGCCGGGTGGGTCGAGCGGCGGCGCAGCGTCGCAGGTGGCTGCCGGCATGGGGCCGTTGGCGCTGGGCAGCGACGGCGGCGGGTCGATCCGCATTCCGGCGTCGTTGTGCGGCATCTTCGGCCTCAAACCGACGTACGGGCGCGTGCCGCGCAGCCCCGGCGGCTGGTCGACGATGACGCACCGCGGTCCGATGGCGCGCACAGTCGGGGATGCCGCGCTCATGCTCGACGTGATCGCGGGCTTCGAGCCATCCGATCCGTTTTCGATTGACGATCCGGGCGCTTCGTTCCGTTCCGATATTGAAGGCGGCGTACGCGGCCTGCGCGTCGGCTGGTCGGCCGACCTCGGTTACGCGCTCGTCGATCCGGAGGTGCGCGCGATCTGCGAAACGGCGGCGCGACGATTCGAGGAGTTGGGCTGCACCGTCGACGAGGCGACGCCGGGCTTCGCGAACCCCTCGGCGGACCAGACGTTCATGGTGCTCGCGGCGACGTCGGACGCAGTCTGGCTGAGTGAACTAACGGACGAACAGCGCGCGCAGATCGGTCCTCCCGCGCGCGCGTTCCTCGAGCAAGGCAGCAAGACAACCGGCGCGGACTACGTGCGAGCGAATAACCGGCGCATGGCCGTCTGGCAGTCGATACGAAGATTCCATGAGACATACGACCTGCTGCTGACGCCCGCGCTCGCCGTGACGGCGTTCCCGATCGGCGAACCGCCGACGCACGTCGGGGAAGATGCGTTTCCGCCGTTTGGGTGGTCGCCGTTCACGGTGCCGTTCAACCTCACGGGTCAGCCGGCGGCGTCGGTGCCGTGCGGTTTCGACGCGAAGGGGTTGCCGGTCGGGCTGCAGATCGTCGGGCGGGCATACGCCGATGCGACGGTGCTGCGCGCCGCGCGCGCCTTCGAGCAGATGCAGCCGTGGGCGGACAGGCGCCCCGCCCTCGATGCTGTTATGGCCGCCCAAGCGCCCTAG